The genomic interval TTAATAATTATTTTTTTATCAGGAAGTATTTCAGGAAAACTAACATTATTTTGAAAAGTCTTTATAATTTTACTATATCGCAAATCATGTTTAATAAATTGTTGGGTTAGAATATTTTCTTTCTTTTTTAACTGTGTAATGAGTCTCTTGGGAGGATGCTGAAAAAGTGAAAGCAAGTGAATATTTATTTGAATTTCCCGTATTTTGCCTGCTTTTTTAAATATAGGTTTTATCTTATTCGTATTAAAACTTTCTCCATATACATTTTTAGCAAAGGAAAATACTGCATTTATTTTTTTGATTTCTAACCTTAGTCGATGAAGGTGTTCGGGCTTTTTGTCTTTTGTGTAAGCGGATAGGTTCTTTGTGATAGATTTGATGCGAGTAACAACATATTGATTTAATAGATTATTTGGCATTACTTTTTTGTCTTTTAAAATTTATTAAATAAATAAAGACTCAGCCCTCTTACTTGTAAATTCTGTTTGAATCTGTTCTATTTCTTTTTTGTCAAGCAGCTTTATTTTGTCTGATGATATAGTATTTTGAAATCCAGCTCAAATACATTTGCAAATCAAAGCTCATGGATGCATTTGTTATTTATTTCCATTACTAATTTTTTCGTTTTGGATTGGTGAATAATCTGTTTTAGTTTGTCCATTAACTTGTAATTGCTCAAAGTAACATTTAATACCTGTTGCAAAATTTATGTCTTCTATGTTTTGAATATGAAAATGTAAATGTGCTTCTGAAGAATTTCCTGAATTACCACAAAGTCCTAAAAGCTGTCCTTGTGCAACTTTTTGTCCTTGTTTTACTTTTATTGAATGCTGTTTGAAATGAGCAAAAAACAAATATTCATTATTCGATGCCTTTAAAATTACAGTAT from Saprospiraceae bacterium carries:
- a CDS encoding CHAD domain-containing protein, whose translation is MPNNLLNQYVVTRIKSITKNLSAYTKDKKPEHLHRLRLEIKKINAVFSFAKNVYGESFNTNKIKPIFKKAGKIREIQINIHLLSLFQHPPKRLITQLKKKENILTQQFIKHDLRYSKIIKTFQNNVSFPEILPDKKIIIKYFEKQKANKKFKTKDREHVHRYRSKIKKLLFIYNALPNKIKKEIKLNELEIDKLQKMLGNWHDTYSAINFFSQEQFPMNTAEYILKLKAKEKRQFNALFI